In Bacillus sp. KH172YL63, one genomic interval encodes:
- a CDS encoding RecT family recombinase — translation MSKNQLSAINTQEFENVFTQKELEVVVNSIAKGATNEELALFIQICKQNNLNPFKNHIYFIKYGNQMSIQVSVEGIQYLAQQREDYKGVTVQLVHENDDFEIGVDPETQELKIEKHTIKIPRGKVAASYAIAKREGYPDKVVVIEADEVEHLRTKSGSQWKTYYNDMFKKHVLKRALKLQFGIDVDDATGAQEDTVDPYQPRERKDITPDSFDEPRLGEMVDEEDQLKEAWDGINQKVKQSSLDKKIVTDLVKENFNKKPADLTLSQVTGLSKLVDLKINDASKKAEAIEMEFDFQEGQLD, via the coding sequence ATGAGTAAAAACCAATTATCCGCAATTAACACTCAAGAATTCGAGAACGTGTTCACTCAAAAGGAATTGGAGGTGGTTGTCAACTCGATCGCCAAAGGAGCTACTAATGAAGAGCTGGCCCTGTTCATTCAAATCTGTAAGCAGAACAACCTAAATCCATTTAAGAACCATATCTACTTTATCAAATACGGCAATCAAATGAGCATACAGGTTTCAGTTGAAGGCATTCAGTACCTGGCCCAGCAGCGTGAAGATTATAAAGGGGTGACAGTTCAACTGGTTCACGAAAACGATGACTTTGAAATCGGTGTGGATCCGGAGACACAAGAGCTGAAGATTGAAAAACACACGATTAAAATCCCAAGGGGTAAAGTCGCTGCTTCATATGCGATTGCAAAACGTGAAGGGTACCCGGATAAAGTGGTCGTCATCGAAGCTGATGAGGTTGAACACTTACGCACAAAGTCAGGATCCCAATGGAAGACCTACTACAATGACATGTTTAAAAAGCACGTTTTGAAACGTGCATTGAAGCTCCAATTCGGAATCGATGTGGATGATGCTACTGGTGCCCAGGAAGATACCGTTGATCCTTACCAGCCGAGAGAAAGAAAGGATATCACTCCTGATTCTTTCGATGAGCCAAGGCTCGGGGAAATGGTAGATGAAGAAGATCAGCTGAAAGAAGCCTGGGATGGAATTAATCAAAAGGTTAAACAATCATCGCTTGATAAAAAGATTGTCACTGATTTGGTTAAAGAGAATTTCAACAAGAAGCCTGCAGATTTGACTCTAAGCCAGGTGACCGGTCTTTCCAAGCTTGTTGACCTAAAAATCAATGATGCTAGTAAAAAAGCAGAAGCAATCGAAATGGAATTTGACTTTCAAGAAGGTCAGCTGGACTGA